A window of the Candidatus Binatia bacterium genome harbors these coding sequences:
- a CDS encoding HNH endonuclease: MGRSAANPIDRYLSKVDRGGADECWPWTAACFTNGYGAFRVGNKQLKAHRFGYAELIAPIPVGLYVCHTCDNRPCQNPAHWFLGTTGDNARDREAKGRGARNGKVRFQPEQVREMRLLGLNGVTQAEIANRFETQQSSVSQILRRKTFAHLDTDLPAWKTSRRYKVTPAIADAVLAERGHGLTMNEIGERHGVSRATVRHIIRGWRPLAH, translated from the coding sequence ATGGGTCGAAGCGCCGCCAATCCGATCGACAGATACTTGAGCAAAGTGGATCGTGGCGGTGCCGATGAGTGCTGGCCGTGGACCGCTGCGTGCTTTACGAACGGATACGGTGCGTTCCGGGTCGGAAACAAGCAACTCAAAGCCCACCGATTCGGCTACGCGGAACTGATCGCCCCGATCCCGGTCGGGCTGTACGTCTGCCACACCTGCGACAACCGACCATGTCAAAATCCCGCCCACTGGTTTCTCGGCACCACGGGCGACAATGCCCGCGACCGCGAAGCCAAAGGTCGCGGAGCCCGGAACGGCAAGGTTCGATTTCAACCCGAACAGGTGCGAGAGATGCGACTGCTCGGCCTGAACGGAGTCACCCAGGCCGAGATCGCCAACCGCTTCGAAACTCAACAGTCATCGGTCTCACAGATACTGCGTCGCAAGACCTTCGCCCACCTCGACACCGACCTACCGGCATGGAAGACGAGCCGCAGATACAAAGTCACACCAGCCATTGCGGACGCCGTACTCGCCGAACGCGGTCACGGGTTAACCATGAATGAGATCGGCGAGAGGCACGGCGTCAGCCGTGCCACCGTGAGGCACATCATCCGAGGCTGGCGACCGCTAGCCCACTAA
- a CDS encoding type II toxin-antitoxin system HicB family antitoxin — MTRYTVTCQRSGGWWAISAPKIKGLHSQARRLDQVEAMARDAISLLLDVPADSFTLDVRPELPDEAVEALRAREEAEQAERRAAAATRWAIEQLRAAGFSVRDTGSLLHLSPQRVSQIEHEAA; from the coding sequence GTGACCCGCTACACCGTGACCTGCCAGCGTTCGGGCGGCTGGTGGGCGATCAGTGCACCGAAGATCAAGGGACTCCACTCACAGGCACGCAGGCTCGATCAGGTCGAGGCGATGGCCCGCGACGCGATCTCGCTCCTGCTCGACGTGCCGGCCGACTCGTTCACCCTCGACGTGCGGCCCGAACTGCCCGACGAGGCCGTCGAAGCGTTACGGGCGCGCGAAGAAGCCGAGCAGGCGGAACGGCGGGCCGCAGCCGCCACCAGGTGGGCGATCGAGCAGTTGCGCGCAGCCGGGTTCAGCGTGCGCGACACGGGCTCGTTGTTGCACCTGTCACCGCAGCGGGTGTCGCAGATCGAACACGAGGCGGCGTGA
- a CDS encoding DUF3168 domain-containing protein, producing the protein MTLPRVYVDAEDVVKSWLLTTSVAPLVSNKIYMAMPKGTPLPSVILSRVGGSPQAGSDVPADEARISFDIYASQRPQAKAITAALVSEIESLAYLDAVVTPVGRLDAAEVINVLWLPDPVSDTPRYIVDARMVVRAV; encoded by the coding sequence ATGACGCTGCCACGGGTCTATGTGGACGCCGAGGATGTGGTCAAGAGCTGGCTGCTCACCACGTCCGTCGCGCCCCTGGTCAGCAACAAGATCTACATGGCGATGCCGAAGGGCACGCCGCTGCCCAGCGTGATCCTCTCGCGGGTCGGCGGCTCGCCGCAGGCCGGCAGCGATGTGCCGGCCGACGAAGCCCGGATCAGCTTCGACATTTACGCCAGCCAGCGCCCGCAGGCGAAAGCCATCACCGCCGCGCTGGTCAGTGAAATCGAATCTCTTGCCTACCTCGACGCGGTGGTCACACCGGTCGGGCGTCTCGACGCGGCCGAAGTCATCAATGTGCTGTGGCTTCCTGATCCCGTCAGCGACACTCCGCGATACATCGTGGATGCACGAATGGTTGTACGCGCCGTCTAA
- a CDS encoding phage major capsid protein, which yields MAFTNLTSRSDAAALIPEEVSKEMLGKATEQSAVLQMFRRVPVGRAQVRFPVLSALPVAYWVTGDTGLKQTTEVNWTNKYLNIEEIATIMPVPDNVLADVDANIWDEAMPLLTEAMARTLDSAVFFGTNAPASFPTNINAAVTAAGNDTTEGSAATAGGYFGDVDQVYGAVEADGFDVKGWVAATSAKSKLRTARDSQGRKLDTGRVSGAVDTLDGMPIAYPMRGLWPTASGSPRLFGGDWDQFVVGVRQDITMKVLDQAVIQDNTGAIVYNLPQQDMTAIRLTFRVGWQVSNTINNDQPVEADRYPVGSLLLS from the coding sequence GTGGCTTTCACCAACTTGACCTCCCGCAGCGACGCTGCCGCCCTTATCCCCGAGGAAGTCTCCAAGGAGATGCTGGGCAAGGCGACCGAGCAGTCCGCCGTGCTCCAGATGTTCCGCCGGGTGCCGGTCGGCCGCGCGCAGGTGCGCTTCCCCGTGCTGTCCGCGCTGCCGGTCGCGTACTGGGTCACCGGGGACACCGGCCTCAAGCAGACCACCGAGGTCAACTGGACAAACAAGTACCTGAACATCGAAGAGATCGCGACCATCATGCCGGTGCCGGACAACGTGCTGGCCGACGTGGACGCGAACATCTGGGACGAGGCGATGCCGCTGCTCACCGAGGCGATGGCACGCACCCTCGACTCGGCGGTGTTCTTCGGCACCAACGCCCCGGCCTCGTTCCCGACGAACATCAACGCCGCGGTCACCGCGGCCGGCAACGACACCACCGAGGGCTCGGCGGCCACGGCCGGCGGCTACTTCGGCGACGTCGACCAGGTCTACGGCGCGGTCGAGGCGGACGGCTTCGACGTGAAGGGCTGGGTCGCCGCGACCAGCGCCAAGTCCAAGCTGCGCACCGCCCGTGACTCGCAGGGCCGCAAGCTGGACACTGGCCGGGTCAGCGGCGCGGTCGACACGCTCGACGGCATGCCTATCGCGTACCCGATGCGTGGCCTGTGGCCGACCGCCTCGGGCAGCCCGCGGCTGTTCGGCGGTGACTGGGACCAGTTCGTGGTCGGCGTCCGGCAGGACATCACCATGAAGGTGCTCGACCAGGCCGTCATCCAGGACAACACCGGCGCGATCGTCTACAACCTGCCGCAGCAGGACATGACCGCGATCCGCCTGACCTTCCGGGTCGGCTGGCAGGTGTCCAACACGATCAACAACGACCAGCCGGTGGAGGCGGACCGGTACCCCGTAGGTTCGCTGCTTTTGAGTTAG
- a CDS encoding phage portal protein produces the protein MPTDEPLTPMWWVKRLYKQLTARLDDVERYDAYYRGVPPRYPWLPEQAREEFRRLLDLTRSNYMGLVVDATAERMQIEGFRIGDERDADEETWRIWQANNLDSESDQAILEGLIAGQSYLLVAPNPDDPKTPLVYVEHPAQAIVEYQPGMGRRERSAGLKVWLDDWTGKVNATLYLPDGLYKFVTDKPQVQGLTTMNWVPREVTAERWPAPNPLGVVPLVELANNPRVLTGGVSEIADVISIQDRIAKTLADRLMTQDFGAFPQKWAIGFPDTDADGNPNRVNIGRNRLVTSDAAETEFGQFDAAPLDPYSAAKREDVKDIASRTRTPAQYLLGELNNVNGATLQAAESGLVSKVRQRMRTYGEGFEEAVRLMRTAAGLSNADERTETIWRNPEHRTEGELVDALLKMSTLGVPEEALWERWGASQVEIARWKDMKAEADAANLAAILKQPQPGTPPGQPGGPSLQPAPGAPPGSGPALPPVPGHPDRNPTSAAG, from the coding sequence GTGCCGACCGACGAACCGCTCACCCCGATGTGGTGGGTCAAGCGGCTGTACAAGCAGCTCACCGCCCGCCTGGACGACGTGGAGCGCTACGACGCGTACTACCGCGGCGTGCCGCCCCGCTACCCGTGGCTGCCCGAGCAGGCCCGCGAGGAGTTCCGCCGGCTGCTGGATCTGACCCGCTCCAACTACATGGGTCTGGTGGTCGACGCCACGGCCGAGCGGATGCAGATCGAGGGCTTCCGCATCGGTGACGAGCGGGACGCCGACGAGGAGACCTGGCGGATCTGGCAGGCCAACAATCTCGACAGCGAGTCGGATCAGGCCATCCTGGAGGGGCTGATCGCCGGCCAGTCGTACCTGCTGGTCGCGCCCAACCCGGATGACCCGAAAACGCCACTGGTCTACGTCGAACACCCCGCCCAGGCCATTGTGGAGTACCAGCCCGGCATGGGCCGGCGCGAGCGGTCCGCCGGGCTCAAGGTGTGGCTGGACGACTGGACCGGCAAGGTCAACGCCACGCTGTACCTGCCGGACGGGCTCTACAAGTTCGTCACCGACAAGCCGCAGGTGCAGGGTCTGACCACCATGAACTGGGTGCCGCGCGAGGTGACCGCCGAACGGTGGCCCGCGCCCAACCCACTGGGCGTGGTGCCGCTGGTCGAGCTGGCCAATAACCCGCGGGTACTCACCGGCGGCGTGTCCGAGATCGCCGACGTGATCTCCATCCAGGACCGGATCGCCAAGACGCTGGCCGACCGGCTGATGACTCAGGACTTCGGCGCGTTCCCGCAGAAGTGGGCCATCGGCTTCCCGGACACGGACGCGGACGGGAATCCGAACCGGGTCAACATCGGCCGCAACCGGCTGGTCACCTCGGATGCGGCCGAGACTGAGTTCGGCCAGTTCGACGCCGCCCCGCTCGACCCGTACTCGGCGGCCAAGCGCGAGGATGTCAAAGACATCGCCTCGCGCACCCGCACCCCGGCCCAGTATTTGTTAGGCGAGCTAAATAATGTGAACGGAGCCACGCTCCAAGCCGCCGAGTCCGGTCTGGTCAGCAAGGTCCGGCAGCGGATGCGTACCTACGGCGAGGGCTTCGAGGAGGCCGTGCGGCTGATGCGCACCGCCGCGGGACTGTCCAACGCGGACGAGCGCACCGAGACGATCTGGCGCAACCCGGAGCACCGTACCGAGGGCGAGCTGGTCGACGCGCTGCTCAAGATGTCCACCCTCGGCGTGCCCGAGGAGGCGCTGTGGGAGCGCTGGGGCGCCAGCCAGGTCGAGATCGCCCGCTGGAAAGACATGAAGGCCGAGGCGGACGCCGCCAACCTGGCGGCCATCCTCAAGCAGCCTCAGCCCGGTACGCCACCGGGCCAGCCGGGTGGGCCGAGCTTGCAACCGGCACCGGGCGCGCCGCCGGGATCGGGCCCGGCGCTGCCACCGGTACCGGGCCACCCGGACCGGAACCCGACCAGTGCTGCCGGCTGA
- a CDS encoding HIT domain-containing protein, translated as MYCLANARHPEQVDEMRRLDAAGACVLCDIRTGLFTTHWVVAPNRYPYPDAVTHLLLVPRRHLTDLRDLSTAERSDFWCGLDLARGFYGIDDFQLRVRCGDMQRTGATIAHLHVHLIVRGATGA; from the coding sequence TTGTATTGCCTCGCCAACGCCCGCCACCCCGAGCAGGTCGACGAGATGCGTCGCCTGGACGCGGCCGGCGCGTGCGTGCTGTGCGACATCCGGACCGGGCTGTTCACCACGCACTGGGTGGTGGCACCCAACCGCTACCCCTACCCGGACGCGGTCACGCACCTGTTGCTGGTGCCGCGGCGTCACCTGACCGACCTGCGGGACCTGTCCACGGCCGAACGGTCCGACTTCTGGTGCGGGCTCGATTTGGCGCGCGGCTTCTACGGCATCGACGACTTCCAACTACGTGTGCGGTGCGGCGACATGCAGCGCACCGGCGCCACCATCGCCCACCTGCACGTCCACCTCATTGTCCGGGGAGCCACCGGTGCCTGA